The Pseudomonadota bacterium genomic sequence TTAAAATCCGGAATCGATGTGATGAATGAACTATCACTTGATGCTGCCGACATGATTGATTTAGCCAACGAAGGCTTTTTGATACCATGTCTTCCAGCAGGCGCAACTACTAAGAAGAGGATGAACTTCGCGATTAATTCTCCGGAAATCACCTTGTGTGCGTGGTTATATTGGAACTACGATATCGAAGATTTTAAATTAAAACATAAAGATTATTTAGAGAAGTTGAGGTTAAAAAATGTAACTTCTTGTACTGAATCTCAAAAGCAAAAACAGCTTCGGGCGAAAGCTTTTAAGTTAGCTTCCCACATAAAGCTTGTTAAAGATCAAGGGCGGTTCGCTGAAATAGGCAAAAAAGGCGGTAGCAAAGAAAAAATAAACGAGCCTATTCTTGAAGCTATTATTCGATACATTCAGGAAAATCCCAAAAATAATAATAAGCCATCAGAATTTATAGCAAAACAATTTTGCAAGAAATACAAAAGCGATAATAAATTTGCATCCGTTTCAATCGATAAAGAAAAATATGAAGTATATTGTTATAGTGAACGTATATATTCAAGAAAACATAAAAATAATGATGAAAAATCAATAGCATATTCAACTTTCAGATCCCGCTATATTAAGAAGGCAAAAGATAACTTAAAAACGTCTTTAACTTGACAATCAATATATAACCAATCAGTTATAATCTAAAATAAATATTAACACTAAGCCGCTTAACGTTTAGCACTAAGCCGCTTACTTGTATCTCACCTCGTGTACGCTGTCTTCATAAAATACAATATTGGAGGGCAGCATATGTCAAAAGATTCAAAAATCGAAGAAATACAAGAACTACCTCAAACAGGACTTCTAAGAATCAAACAGGTTCTCAAGTTTGTGCCGGTTTCTCGTTCAAACTGGTGGGCAGGTGTAAGGGCTGGCAGGTTCCCAAAAGCTATAAAGCTATCGGAACGTGTGACGGCCTGGCGTGCATCAGATATAAATGCTTTAATAGAAGGCCATTATCCTTCTATCAGCAAGGATAGTAAGTAGGAGTGTTATTGTAATGCAAGTTAAATATTTATCCGAAATCTATGGAATTCGCAACATTATTTACAAGAAGGCGAAAAACTAAGATCCTGGATATTATACAGAAAAACTGGGCATATAAATATATTAAACAAAA encodes the following:
- a CDS encoding AlpA family phage regulatory protein; translated protein: MQELPQTGLLRIKQVLKFVPVSRSNWWAGVRAGRFPKAIKLSERVTAWRASDINALIEGHYPSISKDSK